Proteins encoded by one window of Danaus plexippus chromosome Z, MEX_DaPlex, whole genome shotgun sequence:
- the LOC116778045 gene encoding calcium-binding mitochondrial carrier protein SCaMC-2 isoform X4 yields the protein MSLELEEVTGQTGDVFEDFLFVFRRCLAKYLDIGEDMNVPDDFTPTELQTGKWWRHLLAGGIAGAVSRTCTAPLDRLKVFLQVNPTRENMAKCLAKMINEGGIGGLWRGNGINVIKIAPESALKFAAYEQVKRLIKGEKNPLEIYERFLAGASAGAISQTVIYPLEVLKTRLALRKTGQYSGIVDAAKKIYAREGLKCFYKGYIPNILGIVPYAGIDLAVYETLKKKYINKYQTNNEQPGMLLLLACGSTSCTLGQVCSYPLALVRTRLQAQEKAAKGAEGTMRGAFREIVQREGLRGLYRGITPNFIKVIPAVSISYVVYEYASRSLGVNMT from the exons atgtctctGGAGTTGGAAGAAGTTACGGGACAGACGGGGGATGTGTTCGAGGATTTCCTCTTCGTTTTTCGTCGTTGTTTGGCAAAG TATCTCGACATCGGGGAGGATATGAACGTACCTGATGACTTCACTCCAACTGAACTCCAGACAGGGAAGTGGTGGCGACATTTGTTAGCTGGCGGTATTGCCGGGGCTGTCAGTAGGACTTGTACAGCTCCACTAGACAgacttaaagtatttttacag GTTAATCCAACAAGAGAAAATATGGCCAAATGCTTAGCAAAAATGATCAACGAAGGAGGCATTGGTGGCCTCTGGAGAGGTAATGgaataaatgtcataaaaatagcTCCTGAGTCAGCTTTGAAATTCGCTGCCTACGAGCAAGTAAAACGTCTCATAAAAGGAGAAAAAAATCCATTAGAAATATACGAAAGGTTCCTCGCTGGAGCCTCGGCTGGAGCCATAAGTCAAACTGTGATTTACCCACTAGAGGTGCTAAAGACAAGATTAGCTTTAAGAAAAACTGGCCAATATAGCGGTATCGTGGATGCGGCGAAGAAGATATACGCTAGGGAGGGATTGAAGTGCTTCTACAAGGGATACATTCCAAATATCCTAGGGATAGTGCCTTACGCTGGTATAGACCTCGCTGTTTACGAGACGCTTAAgaagaaatacattaataaataccaGACTAACAATGAACAACCGGGTATGTTGCTGTTACTGGCTTGTGGGAGCACGTCTTGTACACTGGGGCAAGTGTGTTCATACCCGTTAGCACTCGTTCGGACAAGGTTGCAAGCACAAG AGAAAGCTGCTAAAGGCGCAGAAGGTACAATGCGAGGCGCCTTCCGTGAGATCGTTCAGCGCGAGGGTCTACGTGGGCTGTACCGCGGCATCACTccaaatttcatcaaagtTATTCCAGCTGTCTCTATCTCATATGTTGTGTACGAGTACGCGAGCCGTTCGCTTGGTGTCAACATGACGTGA
- the LOC116778046 gene encoding ADP,ATP carrier protein-like, producing MSKKKEEKDEGGKSVDPSAFLKDFAAGGISAAVSKTAMAPMERVKLILQVQHVSKQISEDKRYKGIIDAFIRIPKEQGLGSLWRGNLANVIRYFPTQALNFAFKDVYKKIFLEGVDKNVRFWRYFAGNLASGGAAGATSLCFVYPLDYARTRLAADVGKGKAKEFNGLIDCLTKTIKSDGPLGWYRGFVVSVQGIIIYRATYFGLYDTARGMLPDPKNTSLFFTWLIAQTVTTIAGITSYPLDTVRRRMMMQSGRPVHERQYKSTVHCWATILKTEGPGAFFKGAFSNVLRGTGGAFVLVLYDEIKKLL from the exons ATGTCTAAAAAGAAGGAAGAAAAAGATGAAGGCGGCAAGAGTGTTGACCCTTCTGCATTTTTAAAGGACTTTGCCGCTGGCGGAATATCCGCTGCAGTGTCAAAAACAGCTATGGCGCCTATGGAAAGAGTGAAGCTCATTTTGCAAGTTCAGCAtgtatcaaaacaaatatctgAAGATAAACGGTACAAAG GCATTATAGATGCGTTTATACGAATACCGAAGGAACAAGGTCTGGGATCGTTGTGGAGAGGGAATCTAGCTAACGTAATCCGTTATTTTCCAACACAGGCattaaattttgcttttaaggatgtatacaaaaaaattttcctAGAGGGCGTTGATAAAAACGTCCGTTTTTGGCGGTACTTTGCTGGTAATTTAGCATCTGGTGGTGCAGCCGGAGCAACTTCACTGTGCTTTGTGTATCCTTTGGATTATGCTAGAACCAG attagcTGCAGATGTCGGAAAAGGTAAAGCAAAGGAATTCAACGGTCTCATTGATTGCTTGACGAAGACTATTAAATCTGATGGGCCCTTGGGATGGTATCGAGGTTTCGTTGTCTCTGTGCAgggtataataatttatcgcGCAACGTATTTCGGACTCTATGATACAGCGCGTGGTATGCTTCCGGATCCAAAAAATACATCTTTGTTCTTTACTTGGCTAATTGCTCAG aCGGTAACAACGATCGCGGGAATCACGTCATATCCACTAGATACAGTGAGGCGGCGAATGATGATGCAGTCCGGACGACCGGTGCATGAACGACAGTACAAGAGCACAGTTCATTGCTGGGCCACCATACTCAAGACGGAGGGCCCTGGGGCATTTTTTAAAGGTGCCTTTTCAAATGTTCTTCGAGGTACTGGTGGAGCATTTGTATTGGTACTCtatgatgaaattaaaaaattgctcTAA
- the LOC116778044 gene encoding ATP-binding cassette sub-family F member 2 — protein sequence MPSDAKKRAQQKKKEQATNRNKKPVARVTTAETNGSTNGAVKEDRELTAEEALCLKLEEEAKMNSEARSCTGSLAVHIRSRDIKIANFSITFYGSELLQDTLLELNCGRRYGLVGLNGCGKSSLLAVLGRREVPIPDHIDIFHLTREMPASDKTALQCVMEVDEERIKLERLAEELAQCDDDESQEQLLDVYDRLDDLSADTAEARAAHILHGLGFSKEMQQKATKDFSGGWRMRIALARALYVKPHLLLLDEPTNHLDLDACVWLEEELKQYKRILVLISHSQDFLNGVCTNIIHMSKRRLKYYTGNYEAFVRTRMELLENQMKQYNWEQDQIAHMKNYIARFGHGSAKLARQAQSKEKTLAKMVAQGLTEKVTDDKILNFYFPSCGKVPPPVIMVQNVSFRYTDSGPWIYKNLEFGIDLDTRLALVGPNGAGKSTLLKLLYGDLVPSTGMIRKNSHLRIGRYHQHLHELLDLDLSPLEYMMKEFPEVREREEMRKIIGRYGLTGRQQVCPMRQLSDGQRCRVVFAWLAWQTPHLLLMDEPTNHLDMETIDALADAINDFDGGMVLVSHDFRLINQVAEEIWICENGTVTKWQGGILKYKDHLKSKILKDNADNAAKFNRK from the exons ATGCCTTCGGACGCAAAGAAACGAGCCCagcaaaagaaaaaagaacaaGCTACTAATAGAAACAAGAAGCCTGTGGCAAGAGTGACGACTGCAGAGACGAATGGTTCTACAAATGGTGCGGTAAAAGAAGATCGAGAGCTCACTGCTGAAg AGGCACTATGTCTGAAGCTGGAGGAAGAAGCGAAAATGAATTCTGAAGCCCGGTCCTGCACTGGTTCATTGGCAGTTCATATAAGATCAAGGGATATAAAGATTGCAAATTTTTCCATCACTTTTTATGGCAGTGAATTGCTACAAGACACATTGCTAGAGTTGAACTGTGGTCGAAGATATGGCCTTGTTGGTCTTAATGGCTGTg GTAAGTCATCATTGCTGGCTGTGTTGGGTCGGCGGGAGGTACCAATACCAGACCACATTGATATTTTCCATTTAACTCGTGAGATGCCAGCGTCAGATAAAACAGCCTTGCAATGCGTTATGGAAGTTGATGAAGAGAGAATCAAGTTGGAGAGACTTGCTGAGGAACTCGCCCAGTGTGATGATGATG aatCCCAGGAACAGCTGTTGGATGTTTATGACCGTCTAGACGATTTAAGCGCTGACACGGCCGAGGCTAGAGCAGCCCATATTCTTCATGGTCTAGGATTCAGCAAGGAGATGCAACAAAAGGCGACCAAGGATTTCTCAGgag GTTGGCGTATGAGAATTGCTTTGGCGCGTGCGTTATATGTGAAGCCACATCTGCTTTTGTTGGACGAGCCAACTAACCATCTTGATTTAGACGCCTGTGTGTGGCTTGAAGAGGAACTCAAACA ATATAAGAGAATCCTAGTGCTGATATCGCACTCTCAAGATTTTCTGAATGGAGTTTGTACCAATATAATTCACATGAGCAAGCGTAGGCTGAAGTACTACACTGGTAACTATGAGGCCTTCGTAAGGACCCGCATGGAGTTGTTGGAAAACCAGATGAAACAGTACAATTGGGAACAAGATCAGATCGCTCATATGAAG aacTACATAGCTCGGTTTGGTCACGGTTCCGCTAAACTCGCTCGTCAGGCCCAGTCAAAGGAGAAGACACTAGCGAAGATGGTAGCTCAAGGTCTTACTGAGAAGGTGACGGATGATAAGATACTCAACTTCTACTTCCCGTCATGCGGGAAAGTACCACCGCCCGTTATCATGGTtcag AATGTTTCATTCCGCTACACAGACAGTGGACCTTGGATATATAAGAATCTGGAGTTCGGTATAGATCTGGACACCCGGCTAGCGCTCGTCGGACCAAATGGAGCAGGAAAGTCTACGTTGTTGAAACTTCTATATGGAGAT TTGGTGCCGTCGACAGGTATGATCCGTAAGAATTCTCATTTGCGCATCGGTCGTTACCACCAGCACCTTCACGAGCTGTTAGATCTAGACTTGTCCCCGTTGGAGTATATGATGAAGGAGTTCCCAGAAGTACGAGAAAGGGAGGAAATGAGAAAAATCATTGGAAGATATGGTCTTACTGGAAGACAACAG GTGTGTCCAATGCGTCAATTGTCTGATGGTCAACGTTGTCGCGTTGTATTCGCCTGGCTGGCGTGGCAGACACCTCACCTGCTGTTGATGGACGAACCGACCAATCACTTGGACATGGAGACCATAGACGCCCTCGCTGACGCCATTAACGACTTCGACGGCGGTATGGTGCTTGTCAGCCACGACTTCAGACTTATCAACCAG GTCGCCGAAGAAATTTGGATCTGCGAGAATGGTACAGTAACCAAATGGCAAGGAGGTATCCTGAAATATAAAGATCATTTGAAATCTAAGATCTTGAAAGATAACGCCGATAATGCGGCGAAATTTAACCgcaaatag
- the LOC116778045 gene encoding calcium-binding mitochondrial carrier protein SCaMC-2 isoform X5, producing the protein MTMNEQSDILEWILKYLDIGEDMNVPDDFTPTELQTGKWWRHLLAGGIAGAVSRTCTAPLDRLKVFLQVNPTRENMAKCLAKMINEGGIGGLWRGNGINVIKIAPESALKFAAYEQVKRLIKGEKNPLEIYERFLAGASAGAISQTVIYPLEVLKTRLALRKTGQYSGIVDAAKKIYAREGLKCFYKGYIPNILGIVPYAGIDLAVYETLKKKYINKYQTNNEQPGMLLLLACGSTSCTLGQVCSYPLALVRTRLQAQEKAAKGAEGTMRGAFREIVQREGLRGLYRGITPNFIKVIPAVSISYVVYEYASRSLGVNMT; encoded by the exons ATGACCATGAATGAACAAAGTGATATTCTTGAATGGATCCTaaag TATCTCGACATCGGGGAGGATATGAACGTACCTGATGACTTCACTCCAACTGAACTCCAGACAGGGAAGTGGTGGCGACATTTGTTAGCTGGCGGTATTGCCGGGGCTGTCAGTAGGACTTGTACAGCTCCACTAGACAgacttaaagtatttttacag GTTAATCCAACAAGAGAAAATATGGCCAAATGCTTAGCAAAAATGATCAACGAAGGAGGCATTGGTGGCCTCTGGAGAGGTAATGgaataaatgtcataaaaatagcTCCTGAGTCAGCTTTGAAATTCGCTGCCTACGAGCAAGTAAAACGTCTCATAAAAGGAGAAAAAAATCCATTAGAAATATACGAAAGGTTCCTCGCTGGAGCCTCGGCTGGAGCCATAAGTCAAACTGTGATTTACCCACTAGAGGTGCTAAAGACAAGATTAGCTTTAAGAAAAACTGGCCAATATAGCGGTATCGTGGATGCGGCGAAGAAGATATACGCTAGGGAGGGATTGAAGTGCTTCTACAAGGGATACATTCCAAATATCCTAGGGATAGTGCCTTACGCTGGTATAGACCTCGCTGTTTACGAGACGCTTAAgaagaaatacattaataaataccaGACTAACAATGAACAACCGGGTATGTTGCTGTTACTGGCTTGTGGGAGCACGTCTTGTACACTGGGGCAAGTGTGTTCATACCCGTTAGCACTCGTTCGGACAAGGTTGCAAGCACAAG AGAAAGCTGCTAAAGGCGCAGAAGGTACAATGCGAGGCGCCTTCCGTGAGATCGTTCAGCGCGAGGGTCTACGTGGGCTGTACCGCGGCATCACTccaaatttcatcaaagtTATTCCAGCTGTCTCTATCTCATATGTTGTGTACGAGTACGCGAGCCGTTCGCTTGGTGTCAACATGACGTGA
- the LOC116778045 gene encoding calcium-binding mitochondrial carrier protein SCaMC-2 isoform X3 → MNRTVQFLIKFFVEAVLFKTKMMYWEYLVAFITMTLDTNAINSVYNATTEHVTSRTKLLISRIIKKPNGCKEEDDDTCGAVNTYLDIGEDMNVPDDFTPTELQTGKWWRHLLAGGIAGAVSRTCTAPLDRLKVFLQVNPTRENMAKCLAKMINEGGIGGLWRGNGINVIKIAPESALKFAAYEQVKRLIKGEKNPLEIYERFLAGASAGAISQTVIYPLEVLKTRLALRKTGQYSGIVDAAKKIYAREGLKCFYKGYIPNILGIVPYAGIDLAVYETLKKKYINKYQTNNEQPGMLLLLACGSTSCTLGQVCSYPLALVRTRLQAQEKAAKGAEGTMRGAFREIVQREGLRGLYRGITPNFIKVIPAVSISYVVYEYASRSLGVNMT, encoded by the exons atgaatagaACTGTTCAGTTCCTCATCAAATTCTTCGTTGAAGCAGTTCTTTTCAAGACGAAAATGATGTATTGGGAATACTTAGTTGCATTTATAACCATGACTTTGGATACAAATGCAATAAACTCTGTATACAACGCAACg ACAGAACACGTAACATCGCGGACGAAGCTTTTAATAAGCAGAATAATTAAGAAGCCAAATGGTTGTAAAGAAGAGGATGACGATACATGCGGGGCTGTTAATACC TATCTCGACATCGGGGAGGATATGAACGTACCTGATGACTTCACTCCAACTGAACTCCAGACAGGGAAGTGGTGGCGACATTTGTTAGCTGGCGGTATTGCCGGGGCTGTCAGTAGGACTTGTACAGCTCCACTAGACAgacttaaagtatttttacag GTTAATCCAACAAGAGAAAATATGGCCAAATGCTTAGCAAAAATGATCAACGAAGGAGGCATTGGTGGCCTCTGGAGAGGTAATGgaataaatgtcataaaaatagcTCCTGAGTCAGCTTTGAAATTCGCTGCCTACGAGCAAGTAAAACGTCTCATAAAAGGAGAAAAAAATCCATTAGAAATATACGAAAGGTTCCTCGCTGGAGCCTCGGCTGGAGCCATAAGTCAAACTGTGATTTACCCACTAGAGGTGCTAAAGACAAGATTAGCTTTAAGAAAAACTGGCCAATATAGCGGTATCGTGGATGCGGCGAAGAAGATATACGCTAGGGAGGGATTGAAGTGCTTCTACAAGGGATACATTCCAAATATCCTAGGGATAGTGCCTTACGCTGGTATAGACCTCGCTGTTTACGAGACGCTTAAgaagaaatacattaataaataccaGACTAACAATGAACAACCGGGTATGTTGCTGTTACTGGCTTGTGGGAGCACGTCTTGTACACTGGGGCAAGTGTGTTCATACCCGTTAGCACTCGTTCGGACAAGGTTGCAAGCACAAG AGAAAGCTGCTAAAGGCGCAGAAGGTACAATGCGAGGCGCCTTCCGTGAGATCGTTCAGCGCGAGGGTCTACGTGGGCTGTACCGCGGCATCACTccaaatttcatcaaagtTATTCCAGCTGTCTCTATCTCATATGTTGTGTACGAGTACGCGAGCCGTTCGCTTGGTGTCAACATGACGTGA